One [Clostridium] saccharolyticum WM1 DNA segment encodes these proteins:
- a CDS encoding DUF262 domain-containing protein, producing the protein MSNLFDNSISIYEAMEHINGGKYVMPAFQRQYVWSIEQIEKLWDSILLDYPIATFLFWHVNDDNVSWDTYFCNFLSSITFDSRKQADSVNYELSGIDVSRTDTAVLDGQQRLTSLYLSLFGEASFRPKNARKKTGSKIIAKLLIELNKNKITVDEEEYNSKKFDIRFSDKAGKSSPTQFEIRTILEPKFQDASRRDAAIEEAIANVPADSKQYARDILYKLYAKVFEEKLIRYTEISDMKQDDALEMFVRFNSGGKALRKSEITMSILEAYWPSAKTEFGKLLVNSFEGFGTDFIIRSALMLYGDVVKSNINKKIAEELKNNWNSFKKSLKDLDDVLKEMKIDVNRFSGSWNVLLPIIYFIYYNPQYKDNTNAIRAYLIRAILFTYFQSGTTGKLQQMKSAINENDYEISVEMLDQMSDLRVTDGKVEDVINAEKGSRVAGEALYYLSLNWINRTFKYEQDHLHPDSRFDSTKPISISMEDWRRWRGMRNRLPNLHLLEGRSNGSKNDMRLVDYYNDMNEEQQIDFCKQSFIPNPNDVSLELENFEEFYEKRKAILTDKIKKLLV; encoded by the coding sequence ATGAGCAACTTATTTGACAACAGTATTAGCATATATGAAGCCATGGAACATATTAATGGCGGAAAATATGTTATGCCTGCATTTCAGCGTCAATATGTTTGGAGTATCGAACAAATCGAAAAGCTATGGGACTCCATATTACTTGACTATCCCATTGCTACTTTTCTTTTTTGGCATGTAAATGATGATAATGTAAGTTGGGACACCTACTTTTGCAACTTTTTATCGTCCATCACTTTTGATAGTCGAAAACAAGCGGATAGTGTGAATTATGAGTTGAGCGGTATAGACGTTTCAAGGACGGATACTGCTGTTTTAGATGGTCAGCAAAGGTTAACATCTCTCTATTTATCACTATTTGGTGAAGCATCGTTTAGGCCAAAGAATGCAAGAAAAAAGACAGGCAGTAAGATTATTGCTAAACTCTTGATTGAATTGAATAAAAATAAAATTACTGTCGATGAGGAAGAGTATAATAGCAAAAAATTCGATATAAGGTTTAGCGACAAAGCTGGTAAATCCAGTCCAACGCAGTTTGAAATCAGGACTATTTTAGAGCCTAAATTCCAAGATGCATCGAGACGAGATGCAGCTATTGAGGAAGCAATAGCAAATGTACCTGCGGACAGTAAGCAATATGCCAGAGATATTCTGTACAAGCTATATGCCAAAGTTTTTGAAGAAAAGTTGATACGCTATACTGAGATATCAGACATGAAGCAGGATGATGCTCTGGAGATGTTTGTCAGATTTAATAGTGGCGGAAAAGCCTTGCGTAAGTCCGAAATCACTATGTCCATATTAGAAGCATACTGGCCAAGCGCAAAAACAGAATTTGGTAAACTACTGGTGAATTCTTTCGAGGGATTTGGCACGGATTTTATCATACGTTCTGCCCTGATGCTATATGGCGATGTTGTGAAATCCAATATTAATAAAAAGATTGCCGAAGAACTTAAAAACAATTGGAACTCATTTAAGAAATCCCTTAAAGATCTGGACGATGTGCTTAAAGAAATGAAAATTGATGTTAATAGATTTTCAGGTAGTTGGAACGTCCTTCTTCCCATCATATATTTTATTTACTATAATCCTCAATATAAAGACAACACTAATGCCATTCGTGCTTATTTGATTCGAGCCATACTGTTTACATATTTCCAATCTGGTACAACCGGTAAACTACAGCAGATGAAGAGTGCCATCAATGAAAATGATTATGAAATTAGTGTGGAAATGCTTGACCAAATGAGTGATTTAAGGGTAACAGACGGCAAGGTTGAAGATGTTATCAATGCAGAAAAAGGCAGCAGAGTCGCTGGTGAGGCACTTTACTACCTTTCCCTCAATTGGATTAACAGAACATTCAAATACGAGCAAGATCATCTTCATCCGGATAGTAGGTTTGACAGCACTAAGCCCATATCAATATCCATGGAGGATTGGAGAAGATGGAGAGGCATGAGAAACAGGCTCCCTAATCTGCACTTACTTGAGGGACGAAGTAATGGAAGTAAGAACGATATGCGATTGGTGGATTATTATAACGACATGAATGAAGAACAACAAATTGACTTTTGTAAGCAATCATTCATCCCTAATCCTAATGATGTTTCTTTGGAATTGGAGAATTTTGAAGAATTCTATGAGAAAAGGAAAGCCATTCTCACTGATAAGATCAAGAAGCTATTGGTATAA